The following proteins are encoded in a genomic region of Streptococcus constellatus subsp. constellatus:
- a CDS encoding 50S ribosomal protein L23 yields MNLYDVIKKPIITESSMALLEEGKYVFEVDTHAHKLLIKQAVEAAFDGVKVANVNTINVKPKAKRVGRYTGFTNKTKKAIITLTADSKAIELFGAEAE; encoded by the coding sequence ATGAATTTGTATGACGTAATCAAAAAGCCTATCATTACAGAAAGCTCAATGGCTCTTCTTGAAGAAGGTAAATACGTATTTGAGGTGGACACTCATGCTCATAAGCTTCTTATCAAACAAGCAGTTGAAGCTGCTTTTGATGGAGTAAAGGTTGCAAACGTGAACACAATCAATGTAAAACCAAAAGCAAAACGTGTAGGGCGTTATACTGGTTTTACAAATAAAACTAAAAAAGCTATCATCACTCTTACAGCTGATTCTAAAGCAATCGAGTTGTTTGGTGCTGAAGCAGAATAA
- the rplB gene encoding 50S ribosomal protein L2, protein MGIRVYKPTTNGRRNMTSLDFAEITTSTPEKTLLVSLNNKAGRNNNGRITVRHQGGGHKRHYRLIDFKRNKDGVEAVVKTIEYDPNRSANIALVHYTDGVKAYIIAPKGLEVGQRIVSGPEADIKVGNALPLANIPVGTLIHNIELKPGHGGELVRAAGASAQVLGQEGKYVLVRLQSGEVRMILGTCRATVGVVGNEQHGLVNLGKAGRSRWKGIRPTVRGSVMNPNDHPHGGGEGKAPVGRKAPSTPWGKPALGLKTRNKKAKSDKLIVRRRNEK, encoded by the coding sequence GTGGGAATCAGAGTTTATAAACCAACTACAAATGGTCGCCGTAATATGACTTCTTTGGATTTTGCCGAAATCACAACGAGCACTCCAGAAAAAACTTTGCTTGTTTCTTTGAACAACAAAGCCGGTCGTAACAACAACGGTCGTATCACTGTTCGTCACCAAGGCGGCGGACACAAACGCCACTATCGTTTGATTGACTTCAAACGCAATAAAGATGGTGTTGAAGCAGTCGTTAAAACAATTGAATACGATCCAAATCGTTCAGCGAATATCGCTCTTGTACATTACACTGATGGTGTGAAAGCTTATATCATCGCTCCTAAGGGTCTTGAAGTTGGCCAACGCATCGTTTCTGGACCAGAAGCAGATATCAAGGTCGGAAACGCTCTTCCACTCGCTAATATCCCAGTCGGTACATTGATTCATAATATTGAATTGAAACCAGGTCATGGCGGTGAATTAGTACGTGCTGCCGGAGCTTCTGCTCAAGTGTTGGGACAAGAAGGGAAATACGTCCTTGTTCGTCTTCAATCTGGTGAAGTTCGTATGATTCTTGGCACTTGCCGTGCCACGGTTGGTGTTGTCGGAAATGAACAACACGGTTTGGTTAATCTTGGTAAAGCAGGACGTAGCCGTTGGAAAGGTATTCGCCCAACAGTTCGCGGTTCTGTAATGAACCCTAACGATCACCCGCACGGTGGTGGTGAAGGTAAAGCACCAGTTGGTCGTAAAGCGCCATCTACTCCATGGGGCAAACCTGCTCTTGGACTTAAAACTCGTAATAAAAAAGCGAAATCTGACAAACTCATCGTTCGTCGTCGCAACGAGAAATAA